The nucleotide sequence GATGTCTCCGGCCAGGAAGACCCCCGGAAGATTGGTCTCGTAGTACTCATCGAGCCTGGGCCGACCGTCGTCGAACTCCACCCCTATGCTTCTCAGGAATCCGGCCGGGGTGCTTCCCCCCAGACAGTAATAGATGCGATCGAAAACCATGGTGTTTCCATCCTTGAAGACTACTTTCACCCCTGCGGGATCCGGCTCCAGGTGGTCAATATCGGTGTTAAGCATGAGTTTGACCCGCCCCTCCCGGGCCTTCTTCTCCAGGTTTTCCAGATTTACCGGATTGATACGGAAGAACTTGGGGCGGCGATAGGAAAGATAGACCTCGTCGCATCCTTCACAGAGGAAACAGGCCGTCTCCGCAGCGGTGTCTCCTCCTCCCACCACCAGGACCTTTCCCCCGGTGGGACATTCGCACGGGGCCTCAAAGAAAACCCGATCCCGCACCTCTTTCGGAATAGGATAGTCGGGTTTGCGGGGTTTTCCGAAGATACCTATGGCAATCACCACCACCGGAGCTTCCAGAACGAACTCCGCGCCCACCCGAAGCTTCCAGCCCTGCTCCCCTTTCTCGATGGCCGTGACTTCGCTCCGGTAGCGGATGTCCAGACCGTATTCCCGGATGTAGTTCTCCATGCGCTTTAGAAAGTCTTCCTTGGATTCGGTCTCGAAGGAACAGATCCCCAGGGGC is from Thermosulfurimonas sp. F29 and encodes:
- a CDS encoding NAD(P)-binding domain-containing protein, which gives rise to MERAKIAVVGAGPAGIAVGVEARAREIAPVVLFEKAETFCDTIQRLYRPGKRVDAVFRKMVVEPLGICSFETESKEDFLKRMENYIREYGLDIRYRSEVTAIEKGEQGWKLRVGAEFVLEAPVVVIAIGIFGKPRKPDYPIPKEVRDRVFFEAPCECPTGGKVLVVGGGDTAAETACFLCEGCDEVYLSYRRPKFFRINPVNLENLEKKAREGRVKLMLNTDIDHLEPDPAGVKVVFKDGNTMVFDRIYYCLGGSTPAGFLRSIGVEFDDGRPRLDEYYETNLPGVFLAGDIALEKGSIMAAFNTAHIVVERIVEKYGNLVR